One Vibrio gallaecicus genomic region harbors:
- a CDS encoding benzoate/H(+) symporter BenE family transporter, with translation MMKIKFSHISTGFIAVFIGYASAAAIIFQAAMSAGSTNEQVASWFWALGVGMGITTILLSLHYKKPIVTAWSTPGAALLITSLEGLTMNQAVAVFLFSSLLITLVGVAGIFERVLKQMPTSIASAMLAGILLQFGLGLFTSVMEEGLIIFVMLAIYMVARVRLGNLLIPSIFIVALIMCIGMGKLDVSAVTMGLTVPVFIAPDFDFFSLVSVGIPLFIVTMASQNLPGFAVLKANGYQVGSSKIITTTGVTGLLLAPFGGFAFNLAAITGAICMGPNADENPKTRYIAGIFMGVFYLLAGVMGMSFVSLFSSVPEEVVIAIAGLAVMPTLMNCLAVSTADSQCREPALFTFLVTASGVNLLGIGSAFWGLCIGMVCYWLYHHKVSEIKVKDTSSTQ, from the coding sequence ATGATGAAGATAAAATTTTCCCATATCAGTACCGGCTTTATTGCGGTGTTTATAGGCTATGCGAGTGCTGCTGCGATAATTTTTCAAGCTGCGATGAGTGCTGGCTCAACCAACGAGCAGGTCGCTTCATGGTTTTGGGCGTTAGGGGTTGGTATGGGAATAACCACTATATTGCTCTCGTTACACTACAAGAAGCCTATCGTTACAGCGTGGTCCACTCCTGGCGCGGCATTGTTAATTACATCGCTTGAGGGGCTGACAATGAATCAGGCAGTTGCCGTGTTCTTGTTTAGTTCTTTGTTAATTACGTTAGTCGGTGTGGCAGGAATATTCGAAAGGGTGCTTAAACAGATGCCAACGTCGATAGCATCGGCAATGTTAGCGGGTATTTTACTGCAATTCGGATTGGGCTTGTTCACATCGGTCATGGAAGAGGGACTAATTATCTTTGTTATGCTGGCCATTTATATGGTTGCAAGGGTTCGGCTTGGAAACTTATTGATCCCCAGTATTTTCATCGTCGCTTTAATAATGTGTATCGGGATGGGAAAGCTAGATGTAAGTGCAGTGACGATGGGCTTAACCGTTCCCGTATTTATCGCTCCAGATTTCGATTTTTTCTCATTGGTGAGTGTTGGGATACCGCTGTTTATCGTTACTATGGCTTCTCAGAATTTACCGGGATTTGCTGTATTGAAAGCGAATGGCTACCAAGTTGGTTCGTCTAAAATTATCACAACAACAGGCGTTACAGGTCTATTGTTAGCGCCATTTGGTGGCTTTGCTTTTAACCTTGCGGCGATAACTGGCGCAATTTGCATGGGACCAAATGCGGATGAAAATCCTAAGACACGCTACATAGCAGGAATTTTTATGGGTGTGTTTTACCTTTTAGCAGGGGTGATGGGGATGTCATTTGTTTCTTTATTTAGTTCGGTTCCTGAGGAGGTTGTTATTGCTATTGCTGGTCTTGCGGTGATGCCGACCTTAATGAACTGTTTAGCGGTATCTACGGCTGATAGCCAATGCCGCGAGCCAGCACTGTTTACATTTCTAGTCACAGCCTCTGGTGTCAATTTACTGGGGATAGGCAGTGCTTTTTGGGGACTATGTATAGGGATGGTTTGCTATTGGCTATACCATCACAAGGTTAGCGAGATAAAAGTAAAAGACACTTCGTCGACTCAATAA